The segment AAACatagaacaaagaaaaaaaaacataaacttgGCATCCGATGTACCGGCAAAAAATCACGCAAATTAACAGGAAATTCCGCCAAAAAGCCCGCAAACCGCAATTTTTCACGCTTTGCAGCTCGTGCCTTTTTGGAAAAACTCCCGTCGACGCAATACAAACCTTCAGAATTTCGGTAAGATGCTTGTTCGTCGTCCACAGCGCATTCGACACTTATTTTGCGTTTCTTTCGGCAGCGATCCGCGAAATTTCGCTTGCATTAGCTACGGCAAACAATAAACCCACGAAAAATCGGTAATTCAGCGGAAAATGTAACGAAattatcatgaaaattatgcaaaaataaatcttatttacgattttttgattCTATGCGGTACTTGGTTTGGCCCTATGCACAATGTGAAGCCAGATGCCCAGTGCgcaatgagacgaatgaaagtgataaattgtacaaaaatgttGTAACTTGTGCCAAAGACTTGTATTGAAAaggtttttgttgaaaaacgaACATTTTTAGTGAAGTAACAAGATTTTTACCtttgaaaaatcgaaagaaggccttgagttttatattttttggaagaacttttttcaaaatttatggaaaactcCGGAGATATGAGCAAGGAAAGTTGTACGTGTTTCTGTAGGCGCGTGAACAAAAGTCCCAggtcgtaaaaaataaaaaaaattttgtctagattacatgaaaaaataccgtaaagtagataattctaagagaatttaaaaatttgttcacctttttgtttcaaattcttatttttgaaaatttctcatttaaaattgatttcagagcaattcaactaaaaaattgaaaaataatttttcaataaaaaaaatttttgaaaatttctaaaagtgcaattttttcaaaactgccaaaaaatttttttattactgattttcgaaattaaattttaaaaaaaaaatttttttaaacagtagcaattttcaaaaattgaagaatgataaaatttttaatttttttttaaattcttgaaaaattatgaaatagaCCAAAACacggcaatttttttaaaaaattttaacttttttttattatttgaaatgagacaaaaagttcgaaaaaaatttggagctgcctaaattgttaaaaaaaattatgaaaaatgtaaaaaatcttAGAGAAATTGTGttcttttaacttcaaaattagcctcctcttaatttatcatatttttggttttattttaatttagaaaattttattctctttACATCATATACGTTACGGTAATGTTCAGAAAAggctaattttgaagttaaaagaccacaatttctcttaaattttttaacatttttttaaaacaagttttagttgtattttttcacactaaaataataattttaaaataaaaatatatgaaaatatttacaaaaacaattaaaatatttcagaaaaaaatgaaattaaaataaaaatttaatttaattaatttttaaatttattattcttttatttaaaataaatatttaagaattgttaactgaaaaaatttttaaattccctTAAATCATGTACTTTACGGTATTGTTGACATTCGTTACAAACAGGGAGGAAATTACCTTCTCCGTCaacttttaaagttaaaaatcgcaaaaacacccaaaaatcttcaaaaagatTCGATAATCCGTACCTCCGAAAATTCTTGCAActcgaaaacttaaaaatcttcgaaaaatcCCGCATCATCCGCATTTTTTCCGCATTTCaagaaattacagaaaaaataatattttgtgtgtcgtagaagaaaatatcgatttttcgaaaaaattctcaattgtGTGATAAAAGAATTGTTAAATCATTTGTTGAATAAGCAGTCATGGCAAAGGTGAGTttctgaataattaattaaagtgtcGCGAcggatttttcttaaataatcaATGAAATTCGGAGTGTTTACatgatttatgaatgaaagttGAAATGTGTCGTTGTTGTGATAATGAGATCAAAAGTACCACATCATCGCTTTTTGAATGAGCTCTCGACATAATTGACATGAAAAAGTGACGTCAAGCGATGCGGAAGTAgcaaaaaatgcagaaaaatgaaaaatcaattaaaattttgcctgcattttgaatttattttgtgtgtgatgaTAGGGTTCAGTGAGCACCTACCGTGatgttaagaaaatttcaactaatCGAATAACAGCTGTtggtttcaatttaaaaaaaaaatataatttaatggaaatcattgaaaaaatttttaaaaaaaataataaaaattaatttaaataatttaataaaaaaattaaattcatcaaaaattacggaaatttttttaattgaaaagtcgtaaaaatttaaatttaattttttcaaaactgccaaaaaattgaaactgaaaaaaaaaacatttttgtttgacatagttttgttttgaaaaccaaatcaagagaaaaactaaatcaaaaactatgtcaaaaactgtgtcaaagcatttttgtcaaatcttgctccaaatggataaaaatttgtcagagggctctaatttatcatttttaatcattttataactcaaaactgccaaaaaattgaaactgaaaaaaaaaatttttctttgacatagttttgttttgaaaactaaatcaagagaaaaactaaatcaaaaaactgtgtcaaaaactgtgtcaaagcaatttttgtcaaatcttgctccaaatggataaaaatttgtcagagggctctaatttatcatttttaatcattttataactcaaaactgccaaaaaattgaaactgaaaaaaaatttttttttgacacagttttgatttgaaaactaaatcaagagcaaaactgtgtcaaaaactatgtcaaaaactgtgtcaaagccatttttgacaaatcttgctccaaatggataaaaatttgtcagagggctctaatttatcatttttaatcattttttaactcaaaactgccaaaaaattgaaactgaaaaaaaaatttttttttgacacagttttgatttgaaaactaaatcaagagaaaaactaaatcaaaaaactgtgtcaaaaactgtgtcaaaacaatttttgtcaaatcttgctccaaatggataaaaatttgtcagaggctctaatttatcatttttaatcattttataactcaaaactgctaaaaaattgaaactgaaaaaaaaaatttttttttctttgaaacgttcagtttttctttgaatatgTTCGttttaattactattttttccaaaacttcaaaattttatcaaaaagcttaaaaaaaattatttcaaattatgatttttttttcaaaaatgtcaaatattaagaaaaaacaaagaatttttataaaaaattgaaaatttgaagatttcaTCAAAACCACGGGTAGGTGCTCACTCAACCCTACGTgacataatgaaaaaaaaaacaagtgcaAAAAAGAATCAATGCGCAACACCCTTCTAATGGATCTTTCATTATGTCTATATTTCCCGTCGTGTCATCGAATTTCGCAACTCTGTGTCAAGGCCATTCATtgattttcccattttttctctctcttttcagCGCATGAAAGCCGGAAAATGTCCCACGGACGaactttcattgaaaaatcgtGCAATTTGCAATCCCGTCGACTTCTCCGAAGACGTTCAATACATCGATGTCTCGACCGGACCTGGGCAACATTTTGTCTTTTCCGTGGAATTCTGCCCGGAAATCCCCCGTTTGTGCATCGGATTCTCGCTTTTGCAGCGAAAATGGGCCACTTTATCCATTAACCAAGATTTGGATGTCAAACCATTCCGTTTCGAGGAAATGCGAACCTCGGAAGTGATTGCTTCGATCACTATTGAAGTGGATTTCCTGCAAAAGAAGACAATTACGCAGGAACCTTACGACTCGGATCAGATGGCGAAGgaatttttgatgcaatttgCCGGTTTGGCAGTTACTGTTGGTCAACCCTTGGTTTTTAGTTTCCAGGATAAGAAACTTTTGGGACTTTGCATCAAGAGCATTGATGCCATCGACGCCAGTCAATACGGACAAGCGAATGTCGAAccgaaaaaaacgaattttggaCGACTTTTGGGCAATTCGGTAGTTTGTTTCGAAAAAGCTGAAGGTTCGTCGTTGAATCTCACGGGCAAAGCGAAAGGCAAGGTGGTACGTCAGAGCATCATTAATCCCGATTGGGATTTCGGAAAGATGGGAATTGGCGGCTTGGATAACGAGTTTAATGCGATTTTCCGTCGTGCATTCGCTTCGAGAGTTTTCCCGCCGGAAATTATCGAGCAGCTGGGCGTCAAGCACGTCAAAGGTATTTTGCTGTATGGTCCCCCAGGTACAGGTAAAACTTTGATGGCGCGTCAAATTGGCAAGATGTTAAACGCACGCGAGCCAAAAATCGTCAATGGCCCgcaaattttggacaaatacGTGGGCGAGTCAGAAGCGAATGTCCGTCGCTTGTTCGCTGATGcggaagaagaggaaaaacgCTTGGGCCCGAACAGCGGTTTGCACATTATCATTTTCGACGAGATCGATGCCATTTGCAAGGCACGTGGATCAGTTGCGGGAGCGGGAGGCGGCGTTCATGACACTGTCGTCAATCAGCTTCTTGCCAAAATCGACGGCGTCGAACAATTGAACAACATTCTCGTCATCGGCATGACAAATCGCAAAGACATGATCGACGAAGCTCTTATGCGTCCCGGTCGATTGGAGGTCCAGATGGAAATTAGTTTGCCAAATGAAGCCGGGCGCAAGCAAATTCTCGACATTCATCTCAGTCGCATGCGAGAATTCAAGAAAATCAATCCGGATGTCGATACGGCGGAACTTGCCGCGATGACGAAGAACTTTAGTGGCGCCGAACTCGAAGGATTGATTCGTGCGGCGCAATCTACCGCCATGAATCGTCTCATTAAGGCAACATCCAAGGTCGAAGTTGATCCAGCTGCGATGGAAAAATTGCTCGTTTGTCGTGCGGATTTCTTGCATGCCTTGGAGAATGATATTAAGCCGGCATTTGGTACAGCGGCGGAGTTACTTGATCACTTTTTGGCACGTGGCATCATTAATTGGGGAGCTCCCGTGTCGCATGTACTTGAGGATGGCGGACTTTATATCGAGCAGGTTCGATCATCGGCAGATTGTGACTTGGTATCGATTTTGTTGGAAGGTCCCCCGAATGCGGGCAAGACTGCGTTGGCAGCTCGTTTGGCGCAAATGTCAGATTTTCCATTTGTGAAGATTTGCTCGCCGGAGGATATGGTTGCATTTACTGAGTCAGCCAAGTGTTTGCAGATCagaaaggtaagaaaattaatttttttaatcgaaaatgtggattgggttaaaaattttaaaattcgcattgggttgaaaattttgaaatttgcattgggtcaaaaaaattaaatgtgtattggggcaaaatttataaatatgaattgggtaaaaaaattaaaaaagtgatttgGATTAATATAGAATGTGTATTgggttaaaaatgtaaaattgacTGAAGTGATTGATTAAAATACGCATTGGGCTCAAAACGAATAGAAATTTGTGTAAAAGGAAAATTGCATCAAGATGAAGACTTTAAGAAATATTCTTTCATTCGaacaaattcgaaaataaatttaaaaatttttttttaatatttgacctATAAACTTTTTACCACCAAAAATtatatctcaaaattttattgagacaaaattttctttaacaatttttcattaaatctttatcccaatgcacattttatgtCTATGTACAAATTTCCATACGTTTTGAACCCAgtgtacatttttaatgaacaattcattcaatttttacaattttcaacccaatacacattctgaatttatctaaataattttcttatatttttgccCTTatgcatattctaaaattttgtcccattacacattttaaaatttttgtcccaatgcaaatttaaagttattgactttaaaatgtgcattgggctcaaacatttaaatgtgcattgggtcgagaattttcaaaaatgcattAGGGCAATTtgaaatgtgaattttataaagaaatttttaaaaaattgcatttatcccaatgcacattttcaatttttgccccagttgacatttgaaaaatttataatgcgttaaaaactcaaaaatttacggaaaaaaattttactgacaatattttctcattttagatCTTCGACGACGCTAGCCGATCAACTCTCAGCTGCATTTTAGTCGACAACATTGAACGACTTCTCGATTACGGTCCCATTGGTCCTCGTTACTCCAACTTGTCATTGCAAGCTTTGTTAGTCTTGTTGAAGAAACAACCGCCAAAGGGCAAGAAATTGTTAATTATCTGCACCAGCAGTCGACGGTAAGCtcttcaaacataaaaaaatctaatttttcactaaaaatccaTTTCAGACAAGTTTTGGAGGACATGGAAATGCTCTCTGCTTTCACTTCAGTCTTGCACGTTCCGAATCTCTCGACACCCGAACACATTGTGGCAACGCTCGAACATAGCGACACCTTCACCAAGCAGGAAATCCAAACGATTTACAAAAAGTTGCATGGTCACAAGTgagttttgacgaaaatttccttttaaaaaatcgatttttatcaaaaaatttcttcgcaGAGTATTTATCGGCATCAAAAAATTGCTCGCCCTCATCGACATGGCGAAGCAAACCGATCCAAGTCAACGCGTCATCAAATTCATATCAAAGCTGGAGGAAGAAGGCGGTCTCGATCCAGTTTCCGTGCAGTAACTTATAGTCGAAAAAGTTTTGGGTATCGGTGTTGTGAAGTTCAGCGATGTTTTTTGAGTTCGCCGTCATCGTCGCTTGTTCTCTGGCCTTTCATTTATTGTGAAAATGCCtgaaacttttatttcaacgaaaattggcaaaaaaaaaaaattttttttttcaaaaaattcagtgACATGAAAATTGACCTTTATTGAAGAAGACCTGTTAGCAATTAagtctaaaataataataattatttattgttaaaaattaattaattaatcgatATTCTTACCGTACATGAACAACGAGAGTTGTTTCAAATCTAGTCATgatttcaaggatttttgcGTTGATAAGtaatgtttattaataaagAGTGTCAGTCAATTCAGTATCAGAagtataattataaaaaattaaaataaaaatatttaatcataaacGGTAGAGTAGAAATTGTTAACAAGcgaaaaatgacgaaatttctttaaaaaaatttttttttaattttaattaattattatttaaatttaatcaatatttaaaaaaaataattaattaaataattgcaaaaatattaattcttttttttttaataaaaattaaataaaaataattatttaattaaaaaaaaatattttttaaaataataatttattaattaaaaaaaaaattattaaaaaaaaaaataattaaatattttgcttaattttaatttttataaaaatacattaaagaattattttaattttgaaattatttaaatttaaattattttaattaaaaattaattaaatttaaaataattattgaactatggaaataattatttttttaaataattttttaatttaaaataattaattcaattaaattttattgattaaaaattaatataataataaattaattaattaaattttcaaaaaataaattttagaaaattcgtcattttttccgtaaaaaagcttaaaaaaataaaaaaaaataattattaactgGAACAGTGTTCgagtcttataaaaaaattaagtaagtaCGAAACATCCCGTCtaagaaattgttaaaatattaaaaaaaaaattaaacttaatgaaAAGCACATAATTCTTCTgttaaaaaatgcactttgttgataaaattttcaatcaaattgaaatttattaaaaatattaaaattaaatattaaaaaaaattgttataaaaataattttaattttaaacgctTAAAAAAGtagcaattatttaatttaattttttttcaaaaaatcttgatgTGTGTAAAGAAACTTCAATCTAATAAtctaatgattaaaaattaaaaaataattaaaaaaaattattgttatgaaaaaaaatgcattccaATCGAGTCATCCGAAAAATAATCccaatcaagttttttttgtagaagttttattttatagaaaaatagttGATAGtcgataaaaattgcaataaccACCATTGTAGCATTTGTTTTTGattcctaaataaaaaaaaatgttgaaaaaaatattaaaatttgaacaaaaatgaatatttacaaGGAAAGAAGGAATTCATgctacctaaaaaaaataaaattaatctatatagagaaatatttacaaaaaaggcTAAAACAAAAGTATTGGAATgtttgagaaataaaaaaaactcattaaaaatatgacataattaaagaaatgtttaacagaacaaataaaatataaaaataagttaaaaaaattttttttattaatttttaaaaatttaaagcttcaTTCAAGTCATTTAAAAGGTCTTCAGGGTCTTCTAAGC is part of the Culicoides brevitarsis isolate CSIRO-B50_1 chromosome 3, AGI_CSIRO_Cbre_v1, whole genome shotgun sequence genome and harbors:
- the LOC134834003 gene encoding vesicle-fusing ATPase 1-like; this translates as MAKRMKAGKCPTDELSLKNRAICNPVDFSEDVQYIDVSTGPGQHFVFSVEFCPEIPRLCIGFSLLQRKWATLSINQDLDVKPFRFEEMRTSEVIASITIEVDFLQKKTITQEPYDSDQMAKEFLMQFAGLAVTVGQPLVFSFQDKKLLGLCIKSIDAIDASQYGQANVEPKKTNFGRLLGNSVVCFEKAEGSSLNLTGKAKGKVVRQSIINPDWDFGKMGIGGLDNEFNAIFRRAFASRVFPPEIIEQLGVKHVKGILLYGPPGTGKTLMARQIGKMLNAREPKIVNGPQILDKYVGESEANVRRLFADAEEEEKRLGPNSGLHIIIFDEIDAICKARGSVAGAGGGVHDTVVNQLLAKIDGVEQLNNILVIGMTNRKDMIDEALMRPGRLEVQMEISLPNEAGRKQILDIHLSRMREFKKINPDVDTAELAAMTKNFSGAELEGLIRAAQSTAMNRLIKATSKVEVDPAAMEKLLVCRADFLHALENDIKPAFGTAAELLDHFLARGIINWGAPVSHVLEDGGLYIEQVRSSADCDLVSILLEGPPNAGKTALAARLAQMSDFPFVKICSPEDMVAFTESAKCLQIRKIFDDASRSTLSCILVDNIERLLDYGPIGPRYSNLSLQALLVLLKKQPPKGKKLLIICTSSRRQVLEDMEMLSAFTSVLHVPNLSTPEHIVATLEHSDTFTKQEIQTIYKKLHGHKVFIGIKKLLALIDMAKQTDPSQRVIKFISKLEEEGGLDPVSVQ